CGGGCCACCTCGCGGCCCCATCCTTGCCATACTCCTAGCGGGTCCATCATCTGCCTCCCTTCGGTCATTCAACCTCCGGGTTCCGCAGATGGTGGACCCGCCTTCGCAATAACTGTCGGGAAGTCAGTGCTCCGGGGAGAGGGCTCCTCTCCCTGACTATTTCTTCAAAGACCCGCAACTCACGAGTTCAACGCTTGCGGAGAGAGCCATGCCAGACGACAACAGCCAGAACCTGCTCAACTTTGAAGGGGCATCCATGCGGGAGCTGTTCGATGTCATGGATGGCTGGCAGAAGACCCACCAGAAACGACTGCTCTCGACCCACATCGAGCGCGGCAGAGGGCTGTTTTACTGCTGTTCCTGACCGGCTACTTGCGGCGGTTCCTCACCGAGCGCGCCGCCTACCTCGAGCGCCTCGCTGGACGGCCAGCTCAGTTGGGCAAAGGTGAGGGAGCGTCTACTCCTTGAGAGCGCAGTTCGCGCAGGTTCATGGTGTACACGCTGCATCTGCGCCGACTCGCCAGCGCCGCCAGGTACGCATCCACGAATGCGAGACCTGGCGTGCTGCCCCATCGACGAATCGTGTCCAACAACGTCTCCTTGTCGGCTTCCACTCCCGGCCAGCTAAGAATCATCTCCAGGTACTCGGCCACGTCTGCCCGCGTCATTTGCTGCAAGTAGCGCGGAAGCGCATATGACAACTCATGCACAACCATCGGTTCCAGCCGCGCACGCACTCGCCCGATCTCAAGCGCCAGAATGAAACGTTGGCACTCCTGGGAGTGAGCATCTGTCGTGTGCGCGTGGAGGAAAATGTTCGTGTCAAGCAGGCCGGGCTCGTCTTCAGGCATCCTCGCTCTGCCCAAGAACGTCGCGCGCTGCTACGTCCTGCCACCTCTCGCGGTCGATAGCTTCATCGATAGGAACCTCGATCCGATATCGTCTGAGCGCCTCAGCGAACCGGAGTGGACGTATGCGACGAATCTCCACGGTTCCCCGATCCGTCACGTCGATGCTGACCATGTCCCCGGGAGCGAGGCCGGCCGCGCGCTGCACGTCCGCGGGAAGCACGATCTGTCCGCCAGAATCTACTCGTTCCAGGACCATAGATCATCACCTCCTCTGCCATCGGCACGCGTATTGTCGCACAGGCGTGTGATGCAGTGAGCGTGATGTACTCCAGGAACATCGAGGAGAATATGGCGGCAACGGCGACGAAGTTGACCAGCATCGCTACGGTGTAGGTGCGGCGCCGCACGATCATCAAATCCAGCAGCTAGCTGATCAGTCGCGAGGTCGACCT
This genomic interval from Chloroflexota bacterium contains the following:
- a CDS encoding AbrB/MazE/SpoVT family DNA-binding domain-containing protein, with product MVLERVDSGGQIVLPADVQRAAGLAPGDMVSIDVTDRGTVEIRRIRPLRFAEALRRYRIEVPIDEAIDRERWQDVAARDVLGQSEDA
- a CDS encoding type II toxin-antitoxin system VapC family toxin; translation: MPEDEPGLLDTNIFLHAHTTDAHSQECQRFILALEIGRVRARLEPMVVHELSYALPRYLQQMTRADVAEYLEMILSWPGVEADKETLLDTIRRWGSTPGLAFVDAYLAALASRRRCSVYTMNLRELRSQGVDAPSPLPN